A single region of the Oleispira antarctica RB-8 genome encodes:
- a CDS encoding Rhomboid-like protein, translated as MIKRTYVSFSNRLKISTKLCLLIIFIEVINQFTGGFFRSFGIIPRNISGLSGIVFAPFLHGGLVHLISNLVPLFVLTLLMLSHGRTRFVLVFTTSALIGGLLVWFFGRSANHIGMSGVIYGLFGYLVVAGFISREFKLFIVSCLVAFVYGGLILGVLPTLPQVSFESHLFGLLVGIAMAFILGKDPSYKS; from the coding sequence ATGATTAAACGAACCTACGTCTCTTTTTCTAATCGGTTAAAAATTTCAACAAAGTTATGCCTATTGATTATCTTTATCGAAGTTATTAATCAGTTCACCGGTGGTTTTTTCCGATCCTTTGGCATAATACCAAGAAATATTAGCGGTCTAAGCGGAATTGTATTCGCCCCCTTTTTGCATGGAGGCCTGGTGCATCTGATCAGTAATTTGGTCCCATTATTTGTGCTAACATTATTAATGCTAAGTCACGGGCGAACGCGCTTCGTATTAGTATTTACGACCAGCGCGCTGATTGGAGGATTGTTGGTCTGGTTTTTCGGTAGAAGTGCCAATCATATTGGCATGAGCGGGGTTATTTATGGGTTATTTGGCTACCTTGTCGTTGCAGGTTTTATCAGTCGAGAGTTCAAACTCTTTATCGTCAGTTGCCTAGTCGCTTTCGTTTACGGTGGGCTCATTTTAGGCGTATTACCCACACTTCCCCAAGTATCCTTTGAATCACACTTGTTTGGCTTACTGGTCGGAATAGCGATGGCATTTATTTTAGGGAAAGATCCTAGCTATAAATCCTAA
- a CDS encoding Sigma 54-dependent transcriptional activator containing CheY-like receiver domain: MTTKILLIDDEVAFCELCALWLEQAGYHVEFAHDAASGLALFKHSNSHHKDDHKSFDLVIHDLSLPPSFRPEDSLENLKYYNDVPVLVLTAHSDRALALKAIELGAWDFINKPIDPDLLQFIIERALEKNSLLLQIKNLEHNLEQKEERQETSNFGLIGKSSAVQSTRELIQRISNTQVPVLIQGPSGTGKEIIAKAIHNNSDRKSHKIVSVHCGAIPSELLESELFGYKKGAFTGADRDRKGLLASADQGTLFLDEIGEMPIAMQVKLLRVLQDGSYYPVGSRQLETLNARLVCATNRDLSKEVKNGQFREDLYYRIKGLTISTTHLESRKEDIGVLIDHFLMRYNHEHKTDISLDKKACCWFINTPWPGNVRELKNTLESAAAICLTNHLGLQEIALIRGESAIKNLAEKMPNNDSLYYSALDKTPLKKTLEQQVSELEISLITQTMKKHQGNKTHTAQALGITRQGLINKIKRYELA; this comes from the coding sequence ATGACAACTAAAATATTATTAATCGATGATGAAGTGGCCTTCTGCGAATTATGTGCACTCTGGCTAGAACAAGCAGGTTATCACGTTGAATTCGCACACGATGCTGCTAGTGGGCTAGCATTATTTAAACATTCGAACAGTCACCATAAAGATGATCATAAAAGCTTTGATTTAGTCATTCATGATTTATCGTTACCGCCTAGCTTTCGCCCCGAAGATAGCCTAGAGAACTTAAAATACTATAACGACGTTCCCGTATTAGTATTAACTGCACACAGTGATCGTGCGCTGGCATTAAAAGCAATTGAACTGGGTGCCTGGGACTTTATTAACAAACCCATCGACCCTGATTTGCTGCAATTCATTATTGAGAGAGCATTAGAAAAAAATAGCTTGTTACTACAGATTAAAAATTTAGAACATAATTTAGAGCAGAAAGAGGAACGTCAAGAGACGTCTAATTTTGGCCTCATAGGAAAAAGCAGTGCCGTTCAATCAACGCGTGAATTAATACAGCGTATTTCAAATACTCAAGTTCCTGTATTAATTCAAGGCCCCAGTGGTACGGGTAAAGAAATTATCGCTAAGGCTATCCATAATAACAGCGACCGAAAATCACATAAAATAGTATCGGTTCACTGCGGAGCAATTCCCTCCGAGTTATTAGAAAGTGAATTGTTCGGCTATAAGAAAGGTGCCTTTACAGGCGCTGACCGTGATCGCAAAGGCTTATTAGCCAGCGCAGATCAAGGCACTTTATTCTTGGATGAAATTGGCGAAATGCCGATAGCGATGCAAGTTAAATTATTACGCGTACTACAAGACGGTAGTTACTATCCTGTTGGCAGCCGTCAATTAGAAACGCTCAATGCTCGCTTAGTGTGTGCGACTAACAGAGACTTGTCGAAAGAAGTAAAAAACGGTCAATTCCGCGAAGATCTTTATTACCGTATTAAAGGTCTCACTATCAGCACGACCCACCTTGAAAGTAGAAAAGAAGATATCGGCGTTTTAATCGATCACTTTTTAATGCGCTATAACCATGAACATAAAACAGACATCAGTCTAGATAAAAAAGCCTGTTGCTGGTTTATTAATACACCTTGGCCTGGGAATGTACGAGAACTAAAAAACACATTAGAGAGTGCGGCAGCGATCTGTTTGACAAATCACCTAGGCTTGCAAGAAATTGCATTAATACGAGGAGAAAGTGCTATTAAGAATCTTGCTGAAAAAATGCCGAATAATGACTCTTTGTATTACTCAGCATTAGATAAGACACCGCTTAAAAAGACGCTAGAACAGCAGGTAAGCGAACTAGAAATATCACTTATTACCCAGACAATGAAAAAACACCAAGGCAATAAAACCCATACCGCTCAAGCACTGGGAATAACCCGCCAGGGATTAATTAATAAAATAAAACGTTACGAGTTAGCATGA
- a CDS encoding Sensor protein: MLISFFSASLWITILSATITAAWLWLKRKEEPALIALAAFCLSMAIWCFGHIAALEGYPKIARSLLLANPLLPTTFLHFVLLWLRGSIPIAEKSYRFTPLLYLFAIAITLLSIWGESGHIEAWNVFPHFFHIDSIGWLNLLYAVGVGIAAHILLLYGYRNNLGNKRRSIIAMFAVGAWGFSLATSFILPSLEIDFFPYPMLALPSYVVLVVYAVVRYRLVEVNRWVSQAIQWLAILIVSMLLMSLLLAFIAPVAMTELATVPTLQLFIYSSILLLLAWLLYGPAKQFSDRLIYPGASIDEVTLNQWLHQLNKATSWQTLAHTIENIWQQHAPLTKHRDGKRQENIGVRILNATGDIYVESDAIEPRTKNTTALFVCIKRGDWDCQLSGWDDIPPAQQHMAELLAALIPNACTSLERSIQLAKIEARAERERIEQQHLVELGSLTAAIAHELRNPLNIINMASAQCDEKIKNHIRNQVARAELMIRDTLSYAGNIELKTSQQNLVSIAQQVIQQISSLFSVSIDLTSEPELMGQYDSERIQQILINLLENAAAFTSTITNGKIELQLSQHKGNTLIQVNNNGPEVPPEMLPNLFEPFITQRSGGSGLGLSIVRRIIDAHHGTINHSNQLGWPVSFVISLPLTLKSQNN, translated from the coding sequence ATGCTCATTTCATTTTTTTCCGCCAGCCTGTGGATAACCATATTATCCGCCACGATTACTGCTGCCTGGCTTTGGTTAAAACGTAAAGAAGAACCCGCGCTCATCGCCCTCGCCGCATTTTGTCTATCCATGGCTATTTGGTGTTTTGGTCATATTGCAGCGCTTGAAGGTTATCCTAAAATTGCCCGTAGCCTTTTATTAGCCAATCCTTTATTACCCACCACCTTTTTACACTTTGTACTGTTATGGCTACGAGGCAGTATTCCTATTGCCGAGAAAAGTTACCGCTTTACCCCCTTGCTGTACTTATTTGCCATCGCGATTACACTTCTGAGTATTTGGGGAGAAAGCGGTCATATTGAAGCGTGGAATGTTTTTCCTCATTTTTTTCACATAGATTCCATTGGTTGGCTCAATTTACTGTATGCCGTTGGGGTTGGCATTGCGGCTCACATTCTATTGCTATACGGTTACCGTAATAACTTAGGCAACAAGCGTCGCTCAATCATTGCTATGTTCGCCGTTGGGGCGTGGGGGTTTTCTCTGGCGACCAGTTTCATTTTGCCATCCTTAGAAATCGACTTCTTCCCCTACCCAATGCTCGCATTACCAAGCTATGTCGTATTGGTCGTCTACGCGGTTGTTCGTTATCGCTTAGTCGAAGTCAATCGATGGGTCAGCCAAGCAATACAATGGTTAGCCATACTCATCGTATCTATGTTGCTGATGAGTTTATTATTGGCGTTTATTGCCCCTGTGGCGATGACAGAACTCGCGACCGTTCCGACACTGCAACTTTTTATCTACTCTAGTATTTTATTATTACTGGCTTGGCTACTCTATGGCCCAGCGAAACAGTTCTCCGACCGCTTAATTTATCCAGGCGCCAGCATTGATGAAGTCACACTAAACCAGTGGCTACATCAATTAAACAAAGCCACCTCATGGCAAACTCTTGCGCATACGATAGAGAATATTTGGCAACAACATGCTCCTCTGACTAAACACAGAGATGGTAAAAGACAAGAAAACATCGGCGTAAGAATTCTTAATGCTACCGGAGATATTTATGTTGAATCCGATGCGATTGAACCTCGAACAAAAAACACGACGGCATTATTCGTCTGTATAAAACGCGGTGACTGGGATTGCCAACTATCTGGCTGGGATGATATTCCACCTGCGCAACAACACATGGCTGAATTACTAGCGGCACTCATACCCAATGCCTGCACATCGTTAGAGCGTTCGATTCAATTAGCAAAAATAGAAGCACGTGCAGAGCGTGAGCGCATCGAGCAGCAACACCTAGTTGAACTTGGCAGTCTTACTGCAGCCATCGCACACGAGCTTAGAAATCCACTGAATATTATTAATATGGCATCAGCACAGTGCGATGAAAAAATAAAAAATCACATTCGAAATCAAGTCGCCCGCGCTGAATTAATGATTCGAGATACCTTGTCGTACGCAGGCAATATTGAACTCAAGACATCACAGCAAAATTTAGTAAGCATTGCACAGCAAGTTATTCAGCAAATCAGCAGCCTGTTTTCAGTCTCCATCGATTTAACCAGCGAACCAGAGCTGATGGGGCAATATGATAGTGAACGCATTCAACAGATTCTTATTAACTTATTAGAAAATGCCGCCGCCTTCACCTCAACCATTACCAATGGAAAAATTGAATTACAACTCAGCCAACATAAGGGCAATACCTTGATTCAAGTGAACAATAACGGCCCAGAAGTGCCCCCTGAAATGTTACCCAATTTGTTTGAGCCGTTTATTACTCAGCGCAGTGGCGGTAGCGGGCTAGGTTTATCTATTGTGCGTCGAATTATTGATGCCCATCACGGCACAATTAACCACAGCAACCAACTCGGCTGGCCAGTGTCCTTTGTGATCAGTTTACCTCTAACGTTAAAAAGCCAGAATAATTAA
- the cydA gene encoding Cytochrome bd-type quinol oxidase, subunit 1 — MFDLFATLPDTAMLSRMQFAFTISYHIIFPTITIGLSLYLAFMEGMWLKTKNLAYLQQVKFWMKPFAITFGMGVVSGVVLSYEFGTNFSKFSEIVGPVLSPLLAYEVLTAFFLEAGFLGIMLFGWNRVTPKVHFAATCIVALGTVSSSFWILAANSWMHTPAGYEIVNGQFQVTSWLEVIFNPSFPYRLAHMLLATFLSASLLFAGVNAYYLLKGTHKEFAKIGFSTAMFAILILAPVQILVGDFHGLNVAHHQPVKLAAMEGIWKTEKGAALRLFAIPDQENETNHFELSIPKAASFLITHDVDGEIAGLDQVEEKDRPQVAVVFTAFRIMLGLGGLMLLLGVAGAVARYKKRLFDFKPLLYLSVAMIPAGVIATLAGWYVVEVGRQPWLVQGLVRTADVVSPLPAETVAFTLGLFVIVYTSLFFTYIYFIRKLVLKGPPSLDEVQASLMNPALEDNDDLPATLNPAQVDIGYGQELSEYLQSKDKQGKDKQPQDKGEK, encoded by the coding sequence ATGTTTGATCTTTTTGCCACACTCCCGGATACCGCGATGCTATCACGCATGCAATTTGCGTTTACCATTAGCTATCACATTATATTTCCCACGATAACAATTGGTTTGTCGCTGTACTTAGCGTTTATGGAAGGCATGTGGTTAAAGACAAAGAACCTCGCGTATTTACAGCAAGTGAAATTTTGGATGAAGCCATTTGCGATTACTTTTGGTATGGGCGTTGTTTCTGGGGTTGTGCTGTCGTATGAATTTGGCACCAACTTTAGTAAGTTCTCCGAAATAGTGGGCCCGGTGCTCTCGCCTTTATTAGCCTACGAAGTTTTAACCGCCTTTTTCTTGGAAGCAGGTTTTCTCGGTATTATGCTATTTGGTTGGAATCGAGTAACGCCTAAGGTGCATTTTGCCGCAACGTGTATCGTTGCTTTGGGTACTGTGAGTTCATCGTTTTGGATTTTGGCAGCGAACTCTTGGATGCATACTCCCGCAGGTTATGAAATTGTAAATGGACAGTTTCAAGTAACTAGCTGGTTAGAGGTTATTTTTAATCCGTCTTTTCCGTATCGTTTAGCACATATGTTATTGGCGACCTTTTTATCGGCGTCATTGTTATTTGCGGGTGTGAACGCTTATTACTTGCTAAAGGGCACGCATAAAGAATTTGCTAAAATCGGTTTCTCCACTGCGATGTTCGCGATTCTTATTTTGGCACCCGTACAAATATTAGTGGGCGATTTTCATGGCTTAAACGTAGCGCACCATCAGCCCGTTAAGCTTGCCGCCATGGAAGGTATTTGGAAAACAGAGAAAGGCGCGGCACTGCGTTTGTTCGCGATTCCTGATCAAGAAAATGAAACTAACCATTTTGAGCTGTCGATTCCTAAAGCCGCTAGTTTCTTGATTACTCACGATGTAGACGGCGAGATTGCAGGTTTAGATCAGGTCGAAGAAAAAGATCGTCCACAGGTAGCGGTTGTATTTACAGCCTTCCGCATTATGTTGGGATTAGGGGGATTAATGTTACTGCTGGGTGTTGCGGGAGCCGTCGCTCGTTATAAAAAGCGTTTGTTTGATTTTAAGCCTTTATTGTATCTGTCGGTCGCCATGATTCCTGCTGGAGTGATTGCAACGCTAGCGGGTTGGTATGTTGTGGAAGTGGGTCGTCAGCCATGGTTAGTGCAAGGTTTGGTGCGTACAGCGGATGTGGTTTCACCGTTACCTGCAGAAACCGTTGCTTTCACGCTGGGCTTATTTGTCATTGTATATACCAGCTTATTTTTCACCTACATTTACTTTATACGCAAGCTGGTTTTAAAAGGACCACCTAGTTTAGATGAAGTACAAGCGTCACTGATGAATCCAGCGCTAGAAGATAATGACGATTTACCGGCTACTTTAAACCCTGCCCAAGTGGATATTGGTTATGGTCAAGAGTTGTCGGAGTACTTGCAGAGTAAAGATAAGCAGGGCAAAGATAAACAGCCACAAGATAAAGGAGAAAAATAA
- the cydB gene encoding Cytochrome d ubiquinol oxidase, subunit II, with translation MDIALVYLLLIGFGVLVYVLLDGFSLGVGILSPLLKNSDNKAIAMKSLSHIWDSNQTWLVFGGVVLFVAFPVVYSFVLSNLYLPIILMLVALIFRGIAFEFRFKSDRSQGFWDLSFAFGSIIATFCQGIILGALVGDMSSTKTLADPVDWLTPFSITTGFALLSGYGLLGACWLVRKTEASLQVVAKKLAQKLLFIMLAFFAVVSIWMLIDQPAVAERWLNFPGSLALLPLPLLSLFFAYRLWFILRERTEPGLKPLAYAMGLFAAAFGGLVAGIFPYIIPGRLTIWEAIAPDKTVYFTLVGILIFIPVVIAYNIYAYRTFSGKTSMKDGY, from the coding sequence ATGGATATCGCACTGGTCTACTTATTGTTAATCGGTTTTGGAGTTTTGGTGTATGTCTTATTAGATGGCTTTTCACTGGGAGTTGGTATCTTATCCCCACTGTTAAAAAATAGTGATAACAAAGCCATCGCGATGAAGAGTTTATCGCACATCTGGGACAGTAATCAGACATGGTTGGTATTTGGTGGCGTAGTACTTTTTGTTGCCTTTCCTGTGGTGTATTCGTTTGTATTGTCGAACTTATACTTACCCATTATTTTAATGCTGGTGGCGTTAATTTTTAGAGGCATTGCGTTTGAATTTCGATTCAAATCAGATCGCAGTCAAGGGTTTTGGGATTTAAGTTTTGCGTTTGGATCTATCATTGCCACGTTCTGCCAAGGCATTATTTTGGGAGCGTTGGTCGGTGATATGTCGAGCACCAAAACGTTAGCAGATCCGGTTGATTGGTTAACTCCATTTTCGATCACTACAGGTTTTGCCCTGCTGAGTGGTTATGGTTTATTAGGTGCGTGCTGGTTAGTACGTAAAACGGAAGCCAGTTTGCAGGTTGTTGCAAAAAAATTAGCGCAGAAATTGTTGTTCATAATGTTGGCTTTTTTTGCGGTAGTAAGCATTTGGATGTTGATCGATCAGCCTGCTGTTGCAGAGCGTTGGTTAAACTTCCCTGGTAGTTTGGCATTGTTACCCTTGCCGCTATTAAGTCTCTTTTTCGCGTATCGTTTATGGTTTATTCTGCGTGAAAGAACAGAGCCCGGTCTTAAACCTTTGGCTTATGCGATGGGGTTGTTTGCAGCGGCCTTTGGCGGCTTAGTGGCCGGTATATTCCCTTATATTATTCCAGGTCGATTGACTATTTGGGAAGCAATCGCTCCAGATAAAACGGTGTATTTTACGTTAGTGGGAATTCTAATTTTCATTCCTGTAGTTATTGCTTATAACATTTATGCTTATCGTACTTTTAGCGGTAAGACTTCTATGAAGGACGGCTACTAA
- a CDS encoding Endonuclease/exonuclease/phosphatase domain protein, with protein sequence MNRKIIYSLLASLGCVTAHSSFANLTINEVDADQSGIDSSEFIELYDGGIGETSLTGYSLVFYNGSNDQSYRTVDLNNLSTNSNGYFVICGDDSLVENCDLDLTPNTNLIQNGADAVALFQAQASEFPNGSQVTNAHLISALVYDTNDNDDLGLSVLLTGGAVQVNENQAGNKDFESIQACSEWTTALPTPGLDNQCEPVEPISDLGECGETNQSAFNYISTVQGDMSDVYSDASLLLDQYVIIEAIVTTDLQGGPLANGDTSYQYSGYWLQEEIADYDDNDNTSEGVFVYDFSNDVNVGDKVRLLAQVAEFNQVTQLKSVQEMKVCSQNNHLPDAISLSLPVNSLTDFEALEGMLVSNAQHLVISDLYGTGYGLGNYGQFVVSSKLHFQPTEIALPMSEEAQAISEARLLDVLLIDDGVSKSYPSFIPFPDSSGLSADNPMRIGYTVPQVAGVLHAYRNNYTLVPSAITIDPTHARTLEPVKDTNANLIIAGMNVLNYFNGDGLGGGFPTARGARTAEAFDMQSKKIVAALQAIDADIIGLMELENDGFSSNSAIQNLMSELNQVQRAGNEYRFVNPFPDEPGKLMGTDAITVGLLYRPGKVSLMGETVILNSVNSPLDDDGEPLFDDSKNRPSLIQTFNFDHQKFTLSVNHLKSKGSRCGEVNEGSDGQASCNIMRTRAAEGLSQFLATNPTGIKTKEIMILGDLNAYSKEDPMQTFYSHGFANLKYTDKATEAQPYSYSFSGFLGSLDHALASESLLEHVVSVDAWHINSVEDSLMDYQTEENGQNYDSIDHYAEPDAYRSSDHDPIVVSLDMPGGHLGFFGLALLSALAFSRKTSMEDAR encoded by the coding sequence ATGAATAGGAAAATTATTTATTCACTGCTCGCATCACTAGGTTGTGTTACAGCACACTCAAGTTTTGCAAACCTCACGATTAATGAAGTAGACGCAGATCAATCAGGTATTGATTCTTCTGAGTTTATTGAGCTTTATGATGGCGGCATCGGCGAAACATCATTAACGGGTTATAGTTTGGTTTTTTATAATGGCAGTAATGATCAAAGTTATCGTACAGTCGATTTAAATAATTTATCAACCAATTCTAACGGCTATTTTGTTATCTGTGGTGATGACAGTTTGGTTGAAAATTGTGATTTGGATCTAACACCTAATACCAATCTTATTCAAAACGGTGCTGATGCCGTTGCATTATTTCAAGCACAGGCGTCGGAATTTCCTAATGGTAGCCAGGTTACTAATGCTCATCTTATTTCCGCTCTGGTTTATGATACCAACGATAATGATGATCTTGGTTTGTCGGTATTGCTTACAGGAGGTGCTGTTCAGGTAAATGAAAATCAAGCGGGTAATAAAGACTTTGAATCTATTCAGGCTTGTTCTGAATGGACAACGGCTTTACCGACGCCGGGTCTAGACAATCAATGTGAGCCCGTAGAGCCCATTAGTGATTTAGGCGAGTGTGGTGAGACGAATCAGAGTGCATTTAATTACATAAGCACAGTACAGGGTGATATGAGTGATGTGTATTCGGATGCGAGTTTACTATTAGACCAATACGTTATAATTGAAGCTATTGTGACGACTGATTTACAAGGTGGACCATTAGCCAATGGTGATACGTCTTATCAATACAGTGGTTACTGGCTGCAAGAAGAAATTGCAGATTATGATGATAATGACAATACCTCAGAAGGTGTCTTTGTCTACGACTTTTCTAATGACGTAAATGTCGGCGATAAAGTCCGCTTACTTGCTCAAGTGGCTGAATTCAATCAGGTGACCCAGTTAAAATCAGTGCAGGAAATGAAAGTTTGCTCGCAAAATAATCATTTACCTGATGCGATTAGCCTTTCCTTACCGGTCAATTCACTCACCGACTTTGAAGCATTGGAAGGCATGTTAGTGAGTAATGCTCAGCACTTAGTGATCAGTGATTTATACGGTACAGGCTATGGTTTAGGTAATTACGGGCAGTTTGTTGTGTCTTCAAAATTACATTTTCAACCGACTGAAATAGCGCTGCCAATGTCTGAAGAAGCGCAGGCGATATCAGAGGCTCGCTTGTTGGATGTATTATTAATTGATGACGGCGTATCAAAATCGTATCCAAGTTTTATTCCTTTTCCAGATAGCAGTGGTTTATCTGCCGACAACCCAATGCGTATAGGTTATACCGTTCCTCAGGTAGCAGGCGTTCTGCATGCCTATCGAAACAATTATACGCTGGTACCTTCCGCTATTACGATTGATCCAACACATGCGCGTACACTTGAACCAGTAAAAGATACCAATGCTAATTTAATTATTGCCGGTATGAATGTGCTTAATTATTTTAATGGCGATGGCTTAGGGGGAGGGTTTCCAACTGCACGCGGAGCAAGAACAGCAGAAGCTTTTGATATGCAAAGTAAAAAAATAGTTGCGGCTCTGCAAGCGATCGATGCCGATATTATTGGATTGATGGAATTGGAAAATGATGGGTTCTCTAGTAATAGCGCCATTCAAAATCTGATGAGTGAGCTAAATCAAGTTCAGCGAGCAGGTAATGAATATCGTTTTGTGAATCCTTTTCCTGATGAACCGGGAAAACTGATGGGTACTGATGCCATTACTGTGGGTTTATTATATCGTCCAGGTAAGGTGTCTTTAATGGGCGAGACCGTTATTTTGAATAGCGTAAACTCACCATTAGATGATGACGGCGAGCCACTGTTTGATGATAGTAAAAATCGACCATCATTAATTCAAACATTTAACTTTGATCATCAAAAATTCACTTTGTCGGTGAACCATCTAAAATCCAAAGGTTCTCGCTGTGGAGAAGTAAACGAAGGTAGTGATGGTCAAGCGAGCTGTAATATTATGCGCACTCGGGCTGCTGAAGGTTTGAGTCAATTTCTAGCGACAAATCCAACGGGTATTAAAACGAAAGAGATTATGATTCTTGGGGATCTAAATGCCTATAGCAAAGAAGATCCAATGCAGACATTTTATTCTCATGGTTTTGCCAATTTAAAATACACCGATAAAGCAACAGAAGCCCAACCTTATTCTTATTCTTTCTCAGGATTTTTAGGCAGCCTTGATCATGCGCTCGCAAGTGAGTCTTTGCTTGAACATGTTGTGAGTGTTGATGCTTGGCATATCAATTCGGTAGAGGATAGCTTGATGGATTATCAGACGGAAGAGAATGGGCAAAACTATGACTCTATCGACCATTATGCGGAACCGGATGCGTATCGCTCATCAGATCATGATCCTATTGTTGTTTCTTTAGATATGCCAGGAGGTCATTTAGGATTTTTTGGCTTGGCATTGTTGAGCGCATTAGCATTTAGCAGAAAAACATCAATGGAAGATGCTAGATAG
- a CDS encoding Response regulator receiver: MLKQLGFILILLSASFFGFTSQFIHNEPQPSYFGLAKYFSHDDVLSLDEVRQQEESIWNDINLKDASFGFNERHFWFKIPIQNIHDSNTQWFLRSNYPLLDNIDVYLLADNQVVQEFHSGDTLPFAQRPIQQPTFVFPLDLHTDQEYSIYLHVQTTSSLQLALSLQTESHFWQNAATENAISAAFYAILLSMLFYNSVIFFIVRARTYLYYVLYIASFTLFMASIHGWGYQLLWPNSPRIHELSVVFLIGPTIIFAALFSSTFLKLATIRPGLNRLILLFIWITLIYSLAALILPYAIMIRVGAALSIMAAAISISTTLQEWLRTKSREIMLFIIAWTTVLVGFLLYGGQKFGLLPINALTEHAIEIGAILEVLLLALGLADRINNERKKRLVAQQKMLDIQIKANQELDNKVRERTEELELLNDHLQTASITDSLTQVKNRHYFDRKFPSEYRRAYRDKSNIALLIIDIDHFKSFNDNYGHQAGDVVLQAVAKSIKDVMQRSSDAVSRYGGEEFTVLLPSTPQEGAYQVAEKIRQSIADLQVEWQENTFSVTISIGLASVIPSHYEGEDMLLKQADDFLYVAKDHGRNQVVYEDNDPSALSSSND, translated from the coding sequence ATGCTGAAACAGCTTGGATTTATTCTTATTTTGCTCAGTGCATCTTTTTTTGGATTCACAAGTCAATTTATTCATAACGAACCACAACCAAGCTATTTTGGCCTAGCAAAATACTTTAGCCATGATGACGTTTTATCACTAGACGAGGTGCGTCAACAAGAGGAATCTATTTGGAATGACATCAACCTCAAAGATGCCAGCTTTGGTTTTAATGAGCGACACTTCTGGTTCAAAATCCCTATACAAAACATACACGATTCAAATACTCAATGGTTCTTACGCAGCAATTATCCATTATTGGATAACATTGACGTTTATTTACTCGCCGATAATCAGGTCGTTCAAGAGTTTCATAGCGGAGATACTCTGCCCTTTGCTCAGCGCCCCATTCAACAACCGACTTTTGTATTTCCATTAGATCTTCATACAGATCAAGAGTATTCGATCTACCTTCACGTACAAACGACCAGCTCGTTGCAGCTTGCACTTTCATTACAAACAGAAAGTCATTTCTGGCAAAACGCAGCAACTGAGAATGCGATTAGTGCCGCCTTCTATGCGATTTTATTAAGTATGCTTTTTTACAATTCAGTTATTTTCTTTATTGTTCGCGCACGCACTTATTTATATTACGTATTGTATATCGCTTCGTTCACTCTATTTATGGCCAGTATTCATGGCTGGGGGTATCAACTTTTATGGCCCAACAGCCCGAGAATACATGAGCTCTCCGTCGTCTTTTTAATAGGCCCCACTATTATTTTCGCCGCATTATTCAGCTCAACATTTTTGAAATTAGCAACCATTCGGCCAGGTTTGAACCGACTTATTTTGTTATTTATTTGGATTACACTCATTTACTCTCTGGCTGCCTTGATACTGCCTTACGCCATAATGATTAGGGTTGGGGCTGCTCTTTCTATTATGGCCGCTGCCATTTCTATATCCACAACCTTGCAAGAATGGTTACGCACTAAAAGCCGAGAAATAATGCTGTTCATTATTGCCTGGACAACAGTACTGGTTGGCTTTCTGCTCTACGGAGGGCAAAAATTCGGCTTGCTTCCTATCAATGCGCTAACAGAACATGCCATCGAAATAGGCGCAATACTAGAAGTTCTATTACTCGCTTTAGGTTTGGCTGACCGAATTAATAATGAGCGTAAAAAGCGCTTAGTTGCTCAGCAAAAAATGCTCGACATTCAAATCAAAGCCAATCAAGAACTCGACAATAAGGTGCGTGAACGCACAGAAGAATTAGAACTATTAAACGATCATCTACAAACAGCTTCAATAACAGACTCGTTAACTCAAGTGAAAAATCGCCATTATTTTGATAGAAAATTCCCTTCAGAATATCGCCGTGCCTATCGTGATAAATCAAACATCGCGCTGTTAATTATCGATATCGACCACTTCAAGTCATTCAATGATAATTATGGCCATCAAGCCGGTGATGTTGTATTACAAGCCGTTGCTAAAAGCATTAAAGACGTTATGCAACGATCAAGTGATGCTGTTAGTCGTTATGGAGGCGAGGAGTTTACTGTACTGCTGCCCAGTACTCCGCAAGAAGGTGCTTATCAAGTTGCAGAAAAAATTCGACAATCTATTGCTGATCTGCAAGTTGAATGGCAAGAGAATACTTTCTCAGTGACAATCAGTATTGGCCTAGCATCTGTTATTCCTTCTCATTACGAAGGCGAGGATATGTTGTTAAAACAAGCCGATGATTTTTTATACGTCGCTAAAGATCACGGCCGCAACCAAGTAGTATATGAAGATAACGATCCATCTGCGCTTTCGTCATCAAACGACTAA